In Sphingobacterium sp. lm-10, one DNA window encodes the following:
- the ligA gene encoding NAD-dependent DNA ligase LigA yields the protein MPKDVQQQIAELTAALNEYNYQYYVLANSQISDFDFDQKLAELSRLEQAHPELLDPNSPTQKVGGDITSRFETVAHRWPMLSLGNTYNEQELKEFDARVRKAVGEDVSYVCELKFDGLSIAITYENGTMLRAVTRGDGLKGDNVTENVKTIRRVPHQVKATDYPASFEIRGEILMHKSAFLRLNKEREEKGEVAYANPRNFASGTIKLQDPKEVAKRPLDCFLYFLYADNRSKLFKTHWESLEAAKSWGFHVSEHSKLCYSIDEVLHFIHYWDTERHNLTYDIDGIVIKVNDYAMQEELGFTAKSPRWAISYKYQAERAESVLKYVSYQVGRTGAVTPVANLQPVLLAGTTVKRASLHNANEIQRLDLHEGDAVFVEKGGEIIPKIMGVNIEKRSAGAIAIHYPTHCPECNTELVRQEGEAVHYCPNHATCRPQIIGGMQHFIGRKMMDIQGLGKETVEALYKNGLVSKISDLYTLRERAEDLLTMDRFGQKSIDNMLQGLLESCEKPFEKVFFALGVRHVGETVARKLSQHFKSIDALAEATVEEIAAVPDIGERIAESVYIYLHTEANLAEIARLKHAGLQFVVEDKEVVLAGDHLSGKTFLISGVFADHSREELTQIIESHGGRMLSSISAKLDYLVAGDKMGPAKLAKAEKLKVPIISDQELFQIINQ from the coding sequence ATGCCAAAGGATGTTCAACAACAGATTGCGGAACTTACCGCAGCACTTAACGAATACAATTACCAATATTATGTGTTGGCCAATTCGCAGATATCCGATTTTGATTTTGATCAAAAGCTGGCCGAATTAAGCCGTCTAGAACAGGCACATCCCGAACTTTTAGATCCCAACTCACCTACGCAAAAGGTAGGTGGAGATATTACCAGTAGATTTGAAACCGTAGCACATCGCTGGCCCATGCTCTCGCTTGGAAATACGTATAATGAGCAAGAGCTGAAAGAATTTGACGCACGAGTGCGGAAGGCGGTAGGAGAAGATGTGTCCTACGTATGCGAACTCAAATTTGATGGTTTATCCATCGCCATTACATACGAAAATGGTACGATGTTGCGTGCTGTGACCCGGGGTGATGGCCTAAAAGGAGATAATGTAACCGAGAATGTGAAGACCATTCGCCGCGTTCCTCACCAGGTCAAAGCAACAGATTATCCAGCTTCTTTTGAAATTCGGGGAGAAATACTCATGCATAAATCTGCTTTTCTCCGGCTGAACAAGGAGCGGGAAGAAAAGGGAGAAGTAGCTTATGCTAATCCAAGGAACTTCGCATCAGGAACGATTAAATTACAAGATCCCAAAGAAGTCGCAAAGCGTCCGTTAGATTGCTTTCTGTACTTCTTATATGCCGATAACCGCAGTAAACTATTTAAAACGCATTGGGAAAGCTTGGAGGCCGCAAAGAGCTGGGGCTTTCATGTATCTGAGCATTCCAAGTTGTGCTATTCTATCGACGAGGTGCTGCATTTTATACATTACTGGGACACGGAGAGACATAATCTCACCTACGATATCGATGGTATTGTGATCAAAGTGAATGATTATGCGATGCAAGAGGAGTTAGGCTTCACGGCCAAATCCCCACGTTGGGCCATTTCCTATAAATATCAAGCGGAACGGGCCGAAAGCGTGCTGAAATACGTAAGCTACCAAGTAGGCCGTACCGGTGCAGTAACGCCTGTGGCGAATTTACAGCCTGTATTGTTGGCTGGTACCACGGTAAAAAGGGCGTCATTACACAATGCCAACGAAATTCAGCGTTTAGATTTGCACGAAGGCGACGCCGTATTCGTGGAGAAAGGTGGTGAGATCATCCCCAAAATTATGGGCGTAAATATAGAAAAGCGTTCGGCAGGGGCTATCGCGATACATTATCCTACGCATTGCCCGGAATGTAATACCGAGTTAGTCAGACAAGAAGGGGAGGCGGTGCACTACTGTCCGAATCATGCTACTTGTCGCCCGCAGATTATTGGCGGAATGCAGCACTTCATCGGGCGCAAGATGATGGATATTCAAGGTTTAGGTAAGGAAACGGTGGAAGCGCTTTATAAGAATGGTCTGGTTTCCAAAATATCAGACTTATACACCCTCCGTGAGCGGGCAGAAGATTTGCTAACGATGGATCGATTTGGACAAAAATCGATTGATAATATGCTGCAAGGGTTGTTGGAATCTTGTGAAAAACCCTTCGAAAAAGTGTTTTTCGCCTTGGGCGTACGCCATGTTGGCGAGACGGTGGCTCGAAAATTGTCACAACATTTCAAGTCCATAGATGCTCTTGCGGAGGCAACAGTGGAAGAAATAGCGGCCGTACCAGATATTGGTGAACGGATCGCGGAAAGTGTTTATATTTATTTGCACACCGAGGCAAACTTAGCAGAAATAGCCCGCTTAAAACATGCCGGACTACAGTTTGTAGTGGAGGATAAAGAAGTTGTACTCGCTGGAGATCATTTATCTGGCAAAACTTTCTTAATTTCGGGCGTCTTTGCCGACCATAGCCGCGAGGAGCTAACACAAATCATCGAATCGCACGGTGGTCGTATGTTGAGTAGCATCTCCGCTAAGTTGGATTACCTGGTAGCAGGTGATAAGATGGGGCCGGCTAAACTGGCAAAAGCAGAAAAGTTAAAAGTTCCGATTATTTCAGATCAGGAACTGTTTCAAATAATTAATCAGTAA
- the dapA gene encoding 4-hydroxy-tetrahydrodipicolinate synthase has translation MKELHGAGVALVTPFHSDGSIDFESLATLIEYQITGGMDYLVSLGTTGEVATLNKKEKFAVWEFTAKQVAGRIPLVAGIGGNNTAEVVAEVSSFDVSGYCAILSVSPYYSKPTQAGIYAHYKAIAEASKLPIILYNVPSRTGSSISSATTVRLAKDFANIVATKEASGSFAQFSEIMRDKPADFLLISGDDPITLPMMSLGAVGLISVVANAYPKQIADLVHACAAGDYVGARTTHNSLLETIDLCFVDANPCGVKYILQELYIGTEHVRLPLVTITDATKEAIKQAMPLLAQ, from the coding sequence ATGAAAGAATTACATGGAGCGGGAGTCGCGTTAGTGACACCATTTCACAGCGATGGATCTATTGACTTCGAATCTTTAGCAACATTGATTGAGTATCAGATAACAGGTGGAATGGATTATCTGGTTTCTTTGGGCACCACTGGTGAAGTAGCTACACTGAACAAGAAAGAAAAATTTGCCGTATGGGAATTTACGGCTAAACAGGTAGCAGGGCGTATACCTTTGGTAGCCGGAATAGGGGGTAATAATACCGCTGAAGTTGTCGCAGAGGTAAGTAGCTTCGATGTGTCCGGTTATTGTGCCATACTCTCCGTTTCTCCTTATTATAGTAAGCCTACTCAAGCTGGGATTTATGCACATTATAAAGCGATCGCCGAAGCGAGTAAGTTGCCGATCATTCTATATAATGTACCATCTAGAACAGGGAGTAGCATCTCATCAGCGACAACGGTACGCTTAGCGAAGGATTTTGCCAATATCGTAGCGACGAAAGAGGCATCTGGAAGCTTTGCGCAGTTTAGTGAAATCATGCGCGACAAACCAGCAGATTTTCTGTTAATCTCGGGCGACGATCCAATTACGTTGCCGATGATGTCTTTGGGCGCCGTAGGCTTGATATCCGTGGTGGCAAATGCTTACCCGAAGCAAATTGCTGATTTGGTACACGCGTGTGCCGCAGGAGATTATGTAGGAGCGCGAACTACACACAATAGCTTATTGGAAACGATAGACTTGTGCTTTGTAGATGCTAATCCATGTGGTGTGAAGTACATCTTGCAAGAATTGTATATCGGTACCGAACATGTTCGCCTGCCTTTGGTAACGATTACAGACGCTACTAAGGAAGCCATAAAACAGGCAATGCCTTTGCTAGCGCAGTAA
- a CDS encoding UDP-glucose--hexose-1-phosphate uridylyltransferase, with protein sequence MLNFSDHPHTRLNILTGEKVLVSPHRSKRPWQGQVEDLVVEQRPSYDATCYLCPGNKRADGTVNPEYGDSFVFVNDFSALLQDTPQGQYNDSDLLQAESERGICKVIAFSPRHDLTLPEMEEDAIVAVVDLWQQEFSELAKHDWIKYIQIFENKGAIMGCSNPHPHGQIWAQGNVPVEVEKENAQQHHYFVKHGVSLLSAYVNLEIQKNERIIIDNDHFIALVPFWAAWPYETMIVSKRHVSSIAEFTAEEKTDLAKTLQELTIRYDNIFNTSFPYSAGMHQAPVNSGNQAHWHWHMHFYPPLLRSATVKKFMVGYEMMANPQRDVTPEYAADLIKKQATTHYKTRLDV encoded by the coding sequence ATGTTAAATTTTTCAGACCATCCCCATACCCGTCTCAATATTCTGACGGGCGAAAAGGTGCTGGTATCTCCTCATCGAAGCAAACGTCCGTGGCAGGGACAAGTGGAAGATCTCGTTGTCGAACAGCGGCCTTCTTACGATGCGACTTGTTATTTATGTCCTGGGAATAAACGTGCTGATGGCACGGTTAATCCCGAATACGGGGATAGTTTTGTTTTTGTCAATGATTTTTCGGCGTTGTTGCAAGATACTCCACAAGGCCAGTATAATGATTCTGATCTTTTGCAGGCAGAAAGCGAACGCGGCATTTGTAAAGTGATCGCTTTCAGTCCGCGGCACGATCTTACACTTCCGGAGATGGAAGAAGATGCGATTGTCGCGGTAGTAGATTTGTGGCAACAAGAATTTTCTGAGCTTGCTAAGCATGATTGGATAAAATACATTCAGATTTTTGAGAACAAAGGTGCCATCATGGGATGTAGCAATCCACATCCTCATGGACAGATCTGGGCGCAAGGTAATGTACCGGTAGAGGTGGAGAAGGAGAATGCACAACAGCACCATTATTTTGTAAAGCATGGTGTATCTCTTTTATCCGCTTATGTAAACTTGGAGATTCAAAAAAATGAGCGTATTATCATCGACAATGATCACTTTATAGCATTAGTGCCGTTTTGGGCGGCATGGCCTTACGAAACGATGATCGTCAGTAAACGTCATGTTTCCAGCATAGCGGAATTCACTGCCGAAGAAAAAACAGATTTGGCCAAAACATTACAGGAATTGACCATTCGTTACGACAATATTTTTAATACCTCTTTTCCCTATTCTGCAGGAATGCACCAGGCACCGGTGAACAGTGGTAATCAAGCGCATTGGCATTGGCACATGCATTTCTATCCGCCATTATTACGCTCTGCTACCGTGAAGAAATTTATGGTAGGCTATGAGATGATGGCAAATCCACAGCGCGACGTCACGCCAGAATATGCTGCCGATTTAATAAAAAAACAAGCAACAACACATTATAAAACACGTTTAGATGTCTAA
- the galK gene encoding galactokinase, with the protein MSKESKLKERYLALFGAEPDLMAKSPGRINLIGEHTDYNEGFVLPTAIDKAIYVALATREDDKIVLYAEDFSEYFESSIHTVSPSDKGWPNYILGVVHQLQELGLAPKGFNLYVDGDVPLGAGLSSSAAVECATGFALNELFQFKLSRQEIAKIGQMAEHTFAGVKCGIMDQFASVLSKEDFVIKLDCRSLEYEHVPLLLGDYELVLLNTNVKHSLASSAYNDRRNSCEQGVAWLREEYPEVLSLRDATVDMLESVVKPKSEDIFTKCKYVVEENIRVELACEALKSGNIEEMGRQMFEAHQAISKDYEVSCAELDFLVDYMKEQPEVVGARMMGGGFGGCTINIVKKGHAERIAKQVAPAYKDAFGLALEPIFVAASGGSTLLN; encoded by the coding sequence ATGTCTAAGGAAAGCAAACTAAAGGAAAGATATCTGGCTCTATTTGGCGCGGAGCCGGATTTAATGGCGAAGTCACCGGGGCGGATCAATCTTATCGGAGAGCATACGGACTATAATGAAGGGTTTGTGCTGCCTACTGCCATAGATAAGGCCATCTACGTGGCGTTAGCAACACGTGAAGACGATAAGATCGTATTGTATGCGGAGGACTTTTCAGAATATTTTGAATCGAGCATTCATACCGTAAGCCCGTCCGATAAGGGTTGGCCAAATTATATCCTTGGTGTGGTGCATCAGCTACAGGAACTTGGTTTAGCACCTAAAGGATTTAATCTATATGTGGATGGCGATGTGCCATTGGGAGCGGGTTTATCTTCCTCTGCGGCGGTAGAATGTGCTACTGGATTTGCCTTGAATGAACTTTTTCAGTTTAAACTTAGCCGGCAAGAAATTGCTAAAATCGGCCAAATGGCGGAACATACTTTTGCTGGTGTAAAATGTGGTATCATGGATCAATTCGCATCGGTGCTGAGTAAAGAAGATTTCGTGATCAAGCTAGATTGCCGTTCTTTGGAATACGAACATGTGCCCCTACTTTTGGGAGATTATGAGTTGGTGTTGCTCAACACGAATGTCAAACATTCATTAGCATCGTCTGCCTATAATGATCGACGTAATTCCTGCGAACAGGGTGTGGCTTGGCTACGGGAGGAATATCCAGAAGTGCTCAGCCTACGTGATGCTACTGTGGACATGCTGGAATCTGTCGTAAAACCTAAAAGTGAGGACATATTTACAAAGTGTAAGTATGTCGTAGAAGAGAATATTCGTGTAGAGTTGGCTTGTGAAGCCTTAAAATCGGGCAACATCGAAGAGATGGGACGTCAGATGTTTGAAGCACATCAGGCCATTAGTAAAGACTATGAAGTGAGCTGTGCGGAGTTAGATTTTTTGGTAGATTACATGAAAGAGCAACCAGAGGTGGTAGGAGCTAGAATGATGGGCGGCGGTTTTGGTGGCTGTACTATTAATATTGTTAAGAAAGGACATGCCGAGCGTATTGCAAAGCAGGTAGCGCCAGCATACAAAGATGCTTTCGGATTAGCACTCGAACCGATCTTTGTCGCCGCATCAGGTGGATCAACTTTGTTGAACTAA
- the bglX gene encoding beta-glucosidase BglX: MNKRHFRLILCALAIPFLSQAQQDDTKMNRFLDDLMSKMTLQEKIGQLNLVTAGEAVTGSVVSTGVEEKIAEGKIGGIFSLSTPEKTRRAQEIAMKQSRMKIPIIFGMDVIHGYRTAFPIPLGLAASWDLNLIQQTARIATKEATADGIHWAFSPMVDISRDARWGRISEGSGEDPYLGSLIAAAMVRGLQSDDLRARDAMLACVKHFALYGAAESGKDYNTTDMSLHRMYNEYFPPYKAAIDAGVGSVMVSFNDINGVPASANKWLLSDVLRKDWGFKGLVVSDYTGINELVDHGLGDLKHVSQLSLNAGMDMDMVGEGFLTTLEQSFTEGKVSQERIDAACRAVLEAKYKLGLFDDPYKNTDPKRAKTDIYTKAHLEKAREAATKSFVLLKNEKQLLPLKKQGKVAVIGPLANTGSNMPGTWSVSADHANTPSLVEGMRAALGNQVEVITHIGSNLLEDAAYQERATMFGRTIPRDERDEETILAEAVAATKDVDVIIAALGESSEMSGESSSRVDIGIPEIQQRLLKKLLATGKPVVLVLFAGRPMTIVGESKAVPAILNVWFGGSETGKAVADVLFGDVNPSGKLPASFPKHVGQLPLYYAHKNTGRPLAKGQWFEKFRSNYIDVDNAPLYPFGYGLSYTQFDYGQPQLSSEILTAGSTIEVQVDVTNSGNWDGEEVVQLYIRDVVGSITRPVKELKKFEKLLIKKGETKKVSFTLQEEDLKFFNHELEWVAEPGDFEVFVGTNSADTQVTRFTLSN, from the coding sequence ATGAATAAACGACATTTTCGATTGATACTATGTGCACTAGCGATACCTTTTTTGTCGCAAGCGCAGCAAGATGATACCAAAATGAACCGATTCTTAGACGATTTAATGTCTAAGATGACCTTACAGGAAAAGATCGGGCAACTAAACCTGGTAACGGCAGGCGAAGCCGTGACTGGCTCTGTCGTATCTACCGGTGTGGAAGAAAAGATTGCCGAAGGAAAAATCGGTGGCATCTTCAGCCTCAGCACACCAGAGAAGACCCGTCGTGCTCAGGAAATTGCCATGAAGCAATCACGCATGAAAATTCCAATTATCTTTGGAATGGATGTGATACACGGCTACCGCACCGCTTTTCCTATTCCGTTGGGCTTAGCTGCCTCTTGGGATCTGAATTTAATTCAACAAACAGCTCGTATTGCAACCAAAGAAGCTACGGCAGATGGTATTCACTGGGCATTTTCCCCGATGGTAGACATTAGTCGTGATGCCCGCTGGGGACGTATTTCTGAAGGAAGCGGCGAAGACCCTTATTTAGGTAGCTTGATTGCCGCAGCAATGGTTCGCGGATTACAATCAGATGATTTACGTGCTAGAGATGCGATGTTAGCTTGTGTAAAACATTTCGCCTTGTACGGTGCTGCCGAAAGCGGTAAAGACTATAATACCACCGACATGAGTCTGCACCGCATGTACAACGAATACTTTCCTCCCTACAAAGCGGCTATTGATGCGGGTGTTGGTTCGGTCATGGTATCTTTCAACGACATCAATGGAGTTCCAGCCAGCGCTAATAAATGGTTATTAAGCGATGTATTACGCAAAGACTGGGGTTTCAAAGGGTTGGTGGTATCAGACTACACTGGAATCAACGAACTGGTAGATCACGGATTAGGAGATTTGAAGCACGTATCTCAACTTTCTCTCAATGCCGGCATGGATATGGACATGGTTGGTGAGGGCTTCTTAACTACGTTGGAGCAATCATTTACCGAAGGCAAAGTTTCTCAAGAACGTATTGATGCTGCCTGCCGTGCCGTATTGGAAGCAAAATACAAGCTCGGCTTGTTTGACGATCCCTATAAAAACACGGATCCCAAACGCGCAAAAACCGATATCTATACCAAAGCGCACTTAGAAAAAGCACGGGAAGCAGCTACAAAATCTTTTGTGTTGCTTAAAAATGAAAAGCAGCTTCTGCCTTTAAAAAAGCAAGGTAAAGTAGCAGTTATTGGCCCATTGGCTAATACCGGTAGCAATATGCCAGGTACCTGGAGTGTGAGTGCCGATCATGCCAATACGCCATCCTTAGTAGAAGGGATGCGTGCTGCATTGGGTAATCAAGTAGAAGTCATTACGCACATCGGTTCGAATCTCTTAGAAGATGCTGCTTATCAAGAGCGTGCAACGATGTTTGGCCGCACTATTCCGAGAGATGAGCGCGATGAGGAAACGATTTTGGCAGAAGCGGTAGCAGCAACCAAAGACGTGGACGTCATCATAGCCGCATTGGGAGAATCTTCGGAAATGTCTGGAGAAAGTTCCAGTCGTGTAGATATCGGAATTCCAGAAATCCAACAACGCTTATTAAAAAAGCTATTGGCCACCGGAAAACCGGTGGTATTGGTTCTTTTCGCTGGCCGCCCGATGACCATTGTTGGAGAGAGTAAAGCGGTGCCTGCCATCTTAAATGTGTGGTTTGGCGGGTCAGAAACTGGAAAAGCCGTAGCAGATGTGTTGTTTGGTGACGTAAACCCTTCCGGTAAACTTCCGGCAAGTTTTCCAAAACACGTAGGGCAACTTCCGCTTTACTATGCGCATAAGAACACCGGACGCCCTTTGGCAAAAGGACAGTGGTTTGAAAAATTTCGTTCTAACTACATTGATGTAGATAACGCACCCCTATATCCCTTCGGATACGGCTTAAGCTATACCCAATTTGATTATGGGCAGCCGCAGCTTTCGTCAGAAATCCTAACAGCAGGTAGCACCATCGAAGTACAGGTAGACGTCACCAATTCGGGTAACTGGGATGGTGAAGAAGTGGTACAGTTGTACATTCGTGATGTCGTCGGATCGATCACCCGCCCGGTCAAAGAATTGAAAAAATTCGAGAAGCTATTGATTAAAAAAGGAGAAACGAAAAAGGTGTCTTTTACCTTACAAGAGGAAGATCTGAAATTCTTTAACCACGAATTAGAGTGGGTTGCTGAACCTGGCGATTTTGAAGTATTTGTGGGTACAAACTCGGCGGATACCCAGGTAACCAGATTTACTTTGAGCAACTAA